The Flavobacterium psychrophilum genome includes a region encoding these proteins:
- a CDS encoding DNA polymerase IV: protein MERSIVHMDLDTFFVSCVRLQNSALEGVPLIVGGGDRGVVASCSYEARKFGVHAAMPIKMALRLCPDARIVKGDMELFSRYSNTVSQIIEERAPVMEKASIDEFYLDITGMDKFHGSYKWTNELSSLVTHETGLPISFALSVNKTVSKIATGEGKPKGNLEIPQPMVQQFLNPLSIRKIPMVGDATFKLLSRIAIRNIQTLAEMPVNVLQEMIGKNGIELWKKANGIDNNPVEPYRERKSLSTEDTFHQDTTDLVFLRSVLCTMVEKLAYQLRTEGWLTSNVTVKIRYSNFDTETRQVTLSYTASDHTLTKAVLEAFDKLYQRRMSLRLVGVRFSKLVRGSYQINLFEDTQEMMSLYQTMDKIKNRFGSNAVMRGSGLYQSKVL, encoded by the coding sequence ATGGAGCGCTCAATTGTGCATATGGATTTGGATACTTTTTTTGTGTCGTGTGTGAGGCTGCAAAACAGCGCATTAGAGGGTGTTCCGTTAATTGTAGGAGGGGGCGACCGGGGCGTTGTTGCATCCTGTTCCTATGAAGCCCGTAAGTTTGGGGTCCATGCTGCTATGCCCATTAAAATGGCACTCAGGCTGTGTCCCGATGCGCGTATTGTAAAGGGCGATATGGAATTATTTTCCCGTTATTCCAATACCGTGTCACAGATAATCGAAGAGCGTGCACCTGTTATGGAAAAGGCTTCCATCGATGAATTTTATCTGGATATAACCGGAATGGATAAGTTCCATGGTTCCTATAAATGGACGAATGAACTTTCTTCTCTGGTAACACATGAGACAGGACTGCCGATCAGTTTTGCCTTATCAGTGAATAAGACCGTCTCCAAAATCGCTACCGGTGAGGGAAAGCCCAAGGGAAACCTGGAAATCCCCCAACCGATGGTACAGCAGTTCCTCAACCCGCTATCCATCCGCAAAATTCCAATGGTAGGGGATGCTACTTTTAAGCTGCTATCACGGATTGCAATCCGCAACATTCAGACACTGGCCGAGATGCCGGTAAATGTCCTGCAGGAAATGATCGGCAAGAACGGCATTGAATTGTGGAAAAAAGCTAACGGTATTGATAACAACCCGGTGGAGCCTTACCGCGAACGCAAGTCCCTATCTACAGAAGACACTTTCCATCAGGACACTACAGATTTGGTTTTTCTGCGTTCTGTGCTTTGCACGATGGTTGAAAAATTAGCCTATCAGTTACGGACTGAGGGATGGCTTACCTCCAATGTGACGGTAAAGATCCGGTATTCCAATTTTGATACTGAAACACGGCAGGTGACCTTATCCTACACTGCTTCTGACCATACCCTTACCAAAGCAGTATTGGAAGCCTTTGACAAGCTCTACCAGCGCCGGATGAGCCTAAGGCTTGTAGGGGTGCGCTTCAGTAAGCTGGTGCGGGGTTCCTACCAGATCAATCTCTTCGAGGACACCCAGGAGATGATGTCGCTGTACCAGACGATGGACAAAATTAAGAATCGTTTCGGCTCCAATGCCGTAATGCGCGGTAGTGGTCTCTACCAATCTAAAGTATTGTAA
- a CDS encoding XRE family transcriptional regulator — MSLFSDNIRHLRLKKDVSQEIIAEKLAISRDSLSKYEQGKSQPPHEILIKISRYYHVSIDLLLTVDIRKVDMEGLIKLDDNRIVLPITVDYEGRSIIEIVPHKAKAGYLAGYGDPEFIEGLQHMSLPFLGEGTFRAIAIDGDSMPPYRDSSLIVGKYLEDRKSIKTGNTYIFLTKNEGIVYKRVAAVLEDSLILNSDNSFYAPYKVYLVDILEIWEFVLSMDTKAFRPEDISSEGIRDLLLEIRSDVKKLHYK; from the coding sequence ATGTCTTTATTTTCCGACAACATCAGACATCTAAGGTTAAAAAAAGATGTTTCCCAGGAAATCATCGCTGAGAAACTCGCTATAAGCCGTGACAGCCTTTCAAAATATGAACAGGGAAAGTCACAGCCGCCCCATGAAATTTTAATAAAAATTTCCAGGTACTATCATGTGAGCATCGACCTGCTTTTGACGGTAGACATCCGAAAGGTTGACATGGAAGGGCTAATAAAACTGGATGATAACCGTATTGTGCTCCCCATAACTGTAGATTATGAAGGCAGGAGCATTATCGAAATTGTCCCCCACAAAGCCAAGGCAGGGTACCTGGCAGGGTATGGTGATCCGGAATTTATAGAAGGCCTGCAACATATGTCACTACCTTTTTTGGGAGAAGGCACGTTCAGGGCTATTGCTATTGACGGTGATTCCATGCCGCCTTATCGGGATAGTTCCCTGATTGTGGGAAAATATTTGGAGGACCGCAAAAGCATCAAGACGGGAAATACTTATATTTTTCTAACTAAAAATGAGGGGATAGTATATAAGAGAGTTGCCGCCGTATTGGAGGACAGCCTGATATTAAATTCAGACAATTCTTTTTACGCGCCCTACAAGGTTTATCTGGTTGATATCCTTGAAATTTGGGAGTTTGTTTTAAGCATGGACACAAAGGCTTTCAGGCCTGAGGATATTTCATCTGAAGGTATTCGAGATTTGCTCCTTGAGATTCGTAGTGATGTAAAAAAACTCCATTACAAGTAG
- a CDS encoding carbamoyl phosphate synthetase encodes MKKNRKLLTSGRIICAFTVAILLTAQQVNAQDGLAGINEANDQVRSYFDAGCNLMYAIGAVLGLIGAVKVYQKWNAGDQDTSKVAAAWFGSCIFLVVVATVIQSFFGV; translated from the coding sequence ATGAAAAAGAACAGGAAACTTTTGACCAGCGGCCGCATCATTTGTGCCTTTACGGTAGCAATCTTGCTGACGGCACAACAAGTAAATGCACAGGATGGCCTTGCCGGTATTAATGAGGCCAATGACCAGGTGCGCAGTTATTTCGATGCGGGGTGCAACCTGATGTACGCGATTGGGGCAGTGCTTGGGCTTATAGGGGCTGTAAAGGTGTACCAGAAATGGAATGCCGGTGACCAGGATACAAGCAAGGTAGCAGCGGCGTGGTTTGGCAGCTGTATATTTCTTGTGGTGGTGGCAACAGTAATCCAGTCGTTCTTCGGCGTATAA
- a CDS encoding DNA methylase, which yields MAYNVKEKLQGNIAAIEAAIAWDNGTVLTDAMQQDLNNYSGFGGIKTILYPKGNEADWLANGATQADLKLHPEMMRLHGILEDAFGEEGYQEVINSLRNSVLTAFYTPEVVPRVLYETLKEAGLSPQRLYEPSAGAGVFIREAEKVFDSFGQVTAVEKDRLSALVLAARNSVNASTTTTFQSPLEEAPTDDNGTYDLVVSNIPFGNFSVYDAAFPEKALSGRIHNYFFAKGLDKLAEGGVMAYLTTNAFLDSPSNHAAREHLFVHADFVSVSVMPDNLMSDTGNTQAPSHLLIVQKNSVKQTLSVEEKLLVQSVKAENSLGAYDVNRYLLEHPELIVGNELKAGTDQYGKPHQVVWQTGNLDDISEKLAGTIREGLQERLSRQRFVKALQDYIPGRAEKPKLTYTAMPERQEMEAPIQLGLFDALPAESLGRAADYINEMDATVVDKKSGRILSTIRTQDNPEHESVVLLAARMLKSKQYVYKLYANVQELQPMPANWMTAGLLTHEIASVSNQLQKFGHGYRYEGDTLLEKAFRLKEEKPLELELKPFYAEGTLVVLEGAVGTLRNIRHDTKEADFYPLASRGSVALLSHYIQLRDMYQVLFVREQSGYPDEELRKKLNEGYEGFTQQYGPLNHPANARLIMEDTAFGITMLSSLERKDDGQYVKADILTASLIQREERYYTDDVVEALARGLNETGKVDLDFITAATSLSEEEAIQQLGNHIFINPVNSGWETQDEYLSGNVVDKLMQAKSALELEPDNVQFHKSVEALEKVQPERIGFELLDFNLGERWIPEQYYERFASEFFETDVQVNYFESLDAFKATMGHNTKVDNEYAVTPKSGRTTYGYTMLEHALENTAPFFTYEVKGIDGKPIRLPDNEAIQLAHQKIEAIRSGFIQWLDNLPQSDKKELEQKYNDTFNCYRLREYDGSHLTFPGLDRKALGIDDLYSSQKNAVWRIIQNRGALVDHEVGLGKTLTMVVAAHEMKRLGISPKPMILALKSNVSQIAKTYRQAYPGSRILFPGENDFTPARRTRLFHEIKNNNWDCIILTHDQFGKVPQSPDIQKTIFKQELISVEKDLDTVKELGGEISKKMRKGLEVRMNNLDVKLKTLEKEMEEKKDKGIDFDQMNVSHLFVDESHKFKNLTFTTRHNRVAGLGNMQGSQKALNMLFAVRTLQNRYESDLCATFLSGTPISNSLTEMYLIFKYMRPNEMERQRISNFDGWAAVYARKTTDFEFNVTNEIVAKERFRHFIKVPELALFYNEITDYKTAKHISLDRPEIAETLVNIKPSPEQEDFIHRLMQFAKSGDARLIGRDPLTREEDMGRMLIATNYAKKMAADMRLIDESYSDHPDNKLNTCARKVAEIYQDSTLHKGTQIVFCDIGTPKPDTFNLYDALRDKLVSDLGLPSNEVTFIHDWSDKQKPDLFRKMNAGEIRVLVGSTDKAGTGLNVQQRVVAMHHLDIPWKPSEFEQRNGRGGRQGNWVAKEHYGNKVQNFIYATEQSLDNYKFNLLKNKQTFISQMKNCELNVRTIDEGAMDEQSGMNFSEYIAILSGDTSLLEKSKLEKKVAVLEGVRLAHYKELAGNKNQLEYLNNEKVSKTGTLQKLEADALFYKDRMIHDADGTKANPILLEGRHIADPEDLGKRIIQLYREWIPQPGEAEGKRIGSLYGFGLYIRHEREMVREKDNYRFYYSNSFYAQREENGIKYTYNKGAPNVDNPKLAARHFLNAIDRAESLSEKYAKELQSISDQIPKLEKLCQKPFEKEAELQVMKSQLATLERDIALKIQEKQLQSEKEVTGHQENVPENKQAVTVKGDETPKKDKMQGLMYAQMRKNNRMKF from the coding sequence ATGGCGTACAATGTAAAGGAAAAATTGCAAGGCAACATCGCGGCTATTGAGGCGGCTATCGCCTGGGACAATGGCACAGTATTGACCGATGCAATGCAGCAAGACTTAAATAACTATTCAGGCTTTGGAGGCATCAAAACCATACTGTACCCAAAAGGCAATGAAGCCGACTGGCTTGCTAACGGCGCTACCCAAGCAGACCTGAAACTACACCCTGAGATGATGCGCCTGCATGGAATCCTTGAAGATGCTTTTGGAGAAGAGGGCTACCAGGAAGTGATAAACTCATTGCGCAACAGTGTGCTGACTGCCTTTTATACCCCGGAAGTGGTACCCAGGGTCTTGTACGAAACTTTAAAAGAAGCTGGGTTATCGCCCCAAAGGTTATACGAGCCATCGGCCGGTGCAGGAGTTTTTATTCGGGAAGCAGAAAAGGTCTTTGACTCATTCGGACAGGTTACAGCTGTTGAAAAAGATAGGCTCAGTGCTTTGGTGCTAGCCGCCCGAAACAGCGTGAACGCTTCCACAACTACTACTTTCCAAAGCCCACTGGAAGAAGCCCCGACTGATGACAACGGTACGTATGACCTTGTGGTTAGCAACATCCCCTTTGGAAATTTCAGCGTGTACGATGCAGCATTTCCTGAAAAGGCATTATCAGGGAGGATACACAATTACTTCTTTGCCAAGGGGCTGGACAAATTGGCCGAAGGCGGTGTGATGGCCTACCTCACCACCAATGCTTTTTTAGACAGCCCATCCAACCATGCAGCACGGGAGCACCTATTTGTACATGCTGATTTCGTAAGTGTGAGCGTCATGCCGGATAACTTAATGAGCGATACGGGCAACACCCAGGCACCGAGCCACCTATTGATTGTACAAAAGAACTCAGTAAAGCAAACTTTATCCGTCGAGGAAAAGCTCCTCGTACAGTCCGTAAAAGCAGAAAACAGTTTAGGGGCTTATGATGTCAACCGTTATCTGCTAGAACATCCCGAGCTCATTGTCGGTAACGAGCTTAAGGCAGGTACCGACCAGTACGGCAAACCCCACCAGGTAGTGTGGCAAACCGGAAACCTTGATGATATTTCGGAAAAATTGGCAGGAACCATACGGGAAGGTTTGCAGGAAAGGCTCAGCCGCCAGAGGTTTGTAAAGGCATTACAGGATTATATCCCGGGACGGGCTGAAAAGCCGAAGCTTACCTATACCGCGATGCCGGAGCGCCAGGAAATGGAAGCGCCGATACAGTTAGGTCTTTTTGATGCCCTGCCTGCGGAAAGCCTGGGTCGGGCAGCGGACTACATCAATGAAATGGATGCTACGGTAGTCGATAAGAAGTCAGGGCGTATCCTGAGCACCATACGTACACAGGACAACCCAGAACATGAAAGTGTGGTGCTTTTGGCGGCCCGGATGCTTAAATCCAAGCAATATGTGTACAAGCTGTATGCGAATGTACAGGAATTGCAGCCAATGCCTGCCAACTGGATGACGGCAGGCCTTTTAACCCATGAGATTGCTTCAGTATCCAACCAGTTGCAAAAATTCGGTCACGGGTACCGGTATGAAGGTGATACTCTTTTGGAAAAGGCATTCCGGCTGAAGGAAGAGAAACCGCTGGAACTGGAACTGAAACCATTTTATGCAGAGGGGACTTTGGTGGTACTGGAGGGTGCTGTAGGAACGCTTCGCAACATTAGGCATGATACAAAGGAAGCGGACTTTTATCCCTTAGCCAGCCGGGGAAGCGTAGCACTGCTCAGCCACTATATACAGCTTAGGGATATGTATCAGGTACTTTTTGTACGCGAACAATCCGGGTATCCGGATGAAGAGCTTCGTAAAAAGCTCAATGAAGGATATGAGGGTTTTACACAGCAGTACGGGCCGCTAAACCATCCTGCAAATGCACGGCTCATCATGGAGGATACGGCTTTTGGGATCACGATGCTGTCCTCGCTGGAGCGCAAGGACGATGGGCAGTATGTCAAGGCAGATATACTAACGGCTTCCCTTATACAAAGGGAAGAAAGGTACTATACCGATGATGTGGTTGAAGCGCTCGCGAGGGGGCTTAATGAGACCGGAAAGGTGGATTTGGATTTTATTACGGCTGCCACCAGCCTGTCTGAAGAAGAAGCCATACAACAGCTGGGCAACCATATTTTCATAAACCCTGTTAATAGTGGTTGGGAAACCCAGGATGAATACCTCAGTGGTAATGTTGTGGATAAACTCATGCAGGCAAAGTCCGCACTGGAATTAGAGCCAGATAATGTGCAGTTCCACAAAAGTGTCGAAGCTCTTGAAAAAGTCCAGCCGGAGCGGATTGGTTTTGAGCTGCTGGATTTCAACCTTGGTGAGCGGTGGATACCGGAACAGTATTACGAGCGGTTTGCTTCAGAGTTCTTTGAAACGGATGTACAGGTCAACTACTTTGAATCGCTGGATGCCTTCAAGGCTACTATGGGGCATAATACCAAGGTCGACAATGAATATGCGGTAACCCCTAAAAGCGGCAGGACCACCTATGGCTATACCATGCTGGAGCATGCCCTTGAGAACACGGCTCCTTTTTTTACCTATGAGGTAAAAGGTATCGACGGAAAGCCTATCCGGCTACCCGACAATGAGGCCATACAGCTGGCGCACCAAAAAATTGAGGCCATACGCAGTGGTTTTATACAATGGCTGGATAATCTGCCGCAAAGCGATAAAAAGGAACTGGAGCAAAAGTACAACGATACATTCAACTGTTACCGCCTGCGGGAATACGACGGCAGCCACTTGACCTTTCCGGGATTGGATCGCAAGGCACTCGGCATAGATGATTTGTACAGCTCACAGAAAAATGCGGTATGGCGCATCATACAAAACAGGGGCGCGCTTGTTGACCATGAGGTAGGCTTGGGTAAAACCCTGACCATGGTAGTTGCCGCCCATGAGATGAAGCGGCTGGGTATCTCACCCAAGCCGATGATACTGGCACTGAAATCCAACGTGAGCCAGATTGCCAAGACCTACAGACAGGCCTATCCTGGCTCGCGGATATTGTTTCCGGGCGAGAATGATTTTACGCCTGCTAGAAGAACACGGCTGTTTCATGAGATCAAGAACAACAACTGGGACTGTATCATATTGACCCACGACCAATTCGGCAAAGTGCCGCAGTCACCCGATATCCAGAAAACCATCTTCAAGCAGGAACTCATCAGTGTTGAGAAAGACCTTGATACAGTAAAAGAACTTGGTGGCGAAATCTCCAAGAAAATGCGTAAAGGGCTTGAGGTACGTATGAACAACCTGGATGTAAAGCTCAAAACCCTTGAGAAAGAAATGGAAGAGAAAAAGGATAAAGGGATTGATTTTGACCAAATGAATGTCAGCCATTTGTTTGTTGACGAATCTCATAAATTCAAGAACCTGACCTTTACCACAAGGCACAACCGGGTAGCGGGGCTCGGCAATATGCAGGGCAGCCAGAAGGCGCTCAACATGCTCTTTGCGGTGCGCACACTCCAGAACAGGTATGAGAGTGATTTATGTGCAACCTTCTTATCGGGTACCCCGATATCGAACAGCCTTACCGAGATGTATCTTATTTTCAAATATATGAGGCCTAACGAAATGGAGCGACAGCGTATTTCAAACTTTGATGGCTGGGCGGCGGTTTATGCGCGTAAGACAACGGACTTTGAATTCAATGTAACCAATGAAATTGTTGCCAAGGAACGCTTCAGGCATTTTATCAAGGTACCGGAACTGGCACTCTTTTATAATGAGATTACCGATTATAAAACGGCCAAACACATCAGCCTGGACCGCCCAGAGATTGCGGAAACACTGGTTAATATAAAACCCAGCCCTGAGCAGGAAGACTTCATCCACAGGTTGATGCAGTTCGCTAAATCAGGTGATGCACGGCTTATCGGAAGGGACCCGCTTACCCGTGAAGAAGATATGGGTAGGATGCTGATTGCAACGAATTATGCCAAAAAGATGGCGGCCGATATGCGCCTGATTGATGAAAGTTACAGCGACCACCCGGATAACAAGCTCAATACCTGTGCACGTAAGGTGGCAGAAATCTATCAGGACAGTACCCTACACAAAGGAACACAAATAGTGTTCTGCGATATAGGTACCCCTAAGCCCGATACCTTTAATCTGTACGATGCACTGCGCGATAAGTTGGTCAGTGATTTAGGGTTGCCATCTAATGAGGTAACTTTTATACACGACTGGAGTGATAAACAAAAGCCTGACCTCTTCCGCAAGATGAATGCCGGTGAGATACGGGTATTGGTAGGCAGTACCGATAAGGCTGGAACCGGTCTGAATGTGCAGCAGCGTGTAGTAGCGATGCACCATCTGGACATCCCCTGGAAGCCCTCGGAGTTTGAGCAGCGCAACGGGCGTGGCGGCAGGCAGGGCAACTGGGTAGCAAAGGAACACTATGGTAACAAAGTGCAAAATTTTATCTATGCCACCGAGCAGTCACTGGATAACTACAAATTCAACCTGCTCAAGAACAAGCAGACCTTTATTAGCCAGATGAAGAACTGCGAGCTGAATGTCCGCACGATTGACGAGGGGGCAATGGATGAGCAAAGCGGTATGAACTTCTCGGAGTACATCGCCATCCTTTCCGGTGATACCTCGCTGTTGGAAAAGTCCAAGTTGGAAAAGAAGGTGGCGGTTTTAGAAGGGGTACGCCTGGCACATTACAAGGAACTGGCAGGTAATAAAAACCAACTGGAATATTTGAACAATGAGAAAGTATCGAAAACTGGCACATTACAGAAACTGGAGGCTGATGCACTTTTTTATAAAGACAGGATGATCCATGATGCGGATGGCACAAAAGCCAATCCGATACTGCTGGAAGGCCGCCACATCGCAGATCCGGAAGATTTAGGTAAGCGTATCATACAGCTTTACCGTGAATGGATACCGCAGCCTGGTGAGGCAGAAGGCAAACGTATCGGCTCGTTGTACGGGTTCGGCCTGTACATCCGCCATGAGCGGGAGATGGTTAGGGAAAAGGACAATTACCGATTTTATTATTCCAATTCATTTTATGCCCAACGGGAAGAAAATGGCATAAAGTACACTTACAACAAAGGGGCTCCAAACGTTGATAACCCCAAACTGGCGGCTCGGCATTTCCTGAATGCCATTGACCGGGCGGAATCTCTTAGTGAAAAGTATGCTAAGGAACTGCAAAGTATTAGCGACCAAATCCCTAAGCTGGAAAAACTCTGCCAAAAGCCTTTTGAGAAGGAAGCGGAGTTGCAGGTGATGAAGTCGCAACTGGCAACCCTTGAAAGGGATATTGCCCTTAAGATACAGGAAAAGCAGCTGCAGTCTGAAAAAGAGGTTACCGGGCATCAAGAGAATGTGCCGGAAAACAAACAAGCTGTTACTGTAAAAGGGGATGAAACCCCGAAGAAAGATAAAATGCAGGGCCTTATGTATGCCCAAATGCGGAAAAATAACCGGATGAAATTTTAA
- a CDS encoding conjugal transfer protein TraG, protein MEKQIEQILPIMAVEHDCILSKQGDVTIVFRAELPELFTLSDQEYEAFHQIWLKALKLLPKHTVFHKQDWFLESRYAADFSGEDNSFLSQSSERFFNERPFLDHSCYIMLTKKPDGRKNVSSVFSSLLKRSIVPEETLSPQLLQDFLDNVGQFRRILEDSGFVTLTRLTGKELSSSESNMGFIEQYCLLAERPHPFVFGDIALEDGLRVNDKYCQLYALADAADLPGLCGSRINYDKYSTDRTKFSIGFASTLGQLLSCNHIYNQYLFLDDPQKTIQKMESKRLRLQSLSGYSRENSIARDATNDFLNEAISQQRLPVKAHFNVLAWTDTREKLKDIKNMVSSALAQMDAVARQETVGAPQIWWAGLPGNAADFPMNDTFDTFAEQATCFFNLETGYRSSLSPMGIRLGERLNGKPVHVDISDEPVKMGICTNRNKFILGPSGSGKSFFTNHMVRSYYEQGTHIVLVDVGHSYKGLCDMVNGYYFTYTEQNPIRFNPFYIGDGDTLDTEKKESIKTLLLALWKKDDEAFKRSEYVALSNAIGGYYNYMNKNRDVFPSFDTFYEFLRDHYVAVLEEDKVKEKDFDVDNFLYVLRPYYKGGEFDYLLNATENLNLLQERFIVFELDNIKDHPILFPVVTIIIMEVFINKMRKMKGVRKMILIEEAWKALMKEGFAEYIKYLFKTVRKFFGEAIVVTQEVEDIISSPIVKQAIINNSDCKILLDQSKYQNKFDQIQELLGLTEKEKALVLSVNKANDPARKYKEVFISLGGILSKVYRTEVSLEEYLAYTTEETEKVKVQAYAQKFGGDIKKGIAALANEMRNT, encoded by the coding sequence ATGGAAAAGCAAATAGAACAGATACTGCCCATCATGGCTGTAGAACACGATTGTATCTTATCAAAGCAAGGTGATGTCACCATAGTGTTTAGGGCAGAACTGCCGGAACTCTTTACCCTTTCAGATCAGGAGTATGAGGCATTCCATCAGATATGGCTTAAAGCCCTGAAGTTGCTGCCCAAGCATACAGTGTTCCATAAGCAGGACTGGTTTCTGGAAAGTAGATATGCCGCAGATTTTTCAGGGGAAGATAACAGTTTTCTCTCCCAGAGCAGTGAGCGGTTTTTTAACGAGCGGCCCTTTTTAGACCATAGCTGCTACATTATGCTGACCAAGAAGCCCGATGGGCGTAAAAATGTAAGCTCTGTATTTTCGAGCCTGCTCAAGCGCAGCATTGTTCCGGAGGAAACCCTGAGCCCACAGTTGTTACAGGATTTTTTAGATAACGTAGGCCAGTTTAGGCGTATATTGGAAGATAGTGGTTTTGTAACCCTTACCAGGCTTACCGGCAAGGAACTCTCCAGTAGTGAAAGCAACATGGGTTTCATCGAGCAGTACTGTCTTTTAGCAGAGCGCCCACATCCTTTTGTATTCGGGGATATCGCCCTTGAGGATGGTTTGCGTGTAAATGATAAGTACTGTCAGCTCTACGCTCTTGCCGATGCGGCAGACCTTCCCGGGCTGTGCGGTTCACGTATCAACTACGATAAGTATTCCACCGACCGCACCAAATTCAGTATTGGCTTTGCTTCAACCTTAGGGCAGCTTCTGTCCTGCAACCATATTTATAACCAGTACCTTTTTTTAGATGACCCTCAAAAGACCATCCAGAAAATGGAGTCCAAGAGGTTACGTTTGCAGTCTCTATCAGGCTACAGCAGGGAAAACAGTATTGCCAGGGATGCCACCAATGATTTTTTAAATGAGGCCATTAGCCAGCAACGTCTACCGGTCAAAGCACACTTTAATGTATTGGCATGGACCGATACCAGGGAAAAGCTGAAAGATATTAAGAACATGGTATCCTCAGCCTTAGCGCAGATGGATGCCGTGGCGCGTCAGGAAACAGTGGGTGCGCCCCAGATCTGGTGGGCTGGCCTGCCGGGTAACGCGGCGGATTTCCCAATGAATGACACCTTCGACACTTTTGCTGAACAAGCTACCTGTTTCTTTAACCTTGAAACCGGATATCGCTCGTCGCTCAGCCCGATGGGCATACGCCTCGGAGAGCGCCTTAACGGCAAGCCTGTGCATGTAGATATAAGCGATGAGCCCGTAAAGATGGGTATCTGTACCAACCGTAATAAATTCATACTTGGCCCTTCGGGAAGTGGCAAGTCGTTTTTTACCAACCACATGGTACGCAGTTATTATGAGCAGGGAACCCATATTGTGTTGGTGGACGTGGGGCACAGCTATAAAGGGCTATGTGATATGGTTAACGGATACTATTTTACGTACACTGAACAAAATCCAATCCGGTTCAATCCCTTCTATATAGGGGACGGCGATACGCTTGACACCGAAAAAAAGGAAAGCATCAAGACGCTGCTTTTGGCGCTTTGGAAAAAAGACGATGAAGCCTTTAAGCGTAGTGAGTATGTTGCCCTCTCCAATGCCATTGGCGGATACTACAATTACATGAATAAAAACAGGGATGTTTTCCCAAGCTTCGACACCTTCTATGAGTTTTTGAGAGACCATTATGTAGCGGTTTTGGAGGAAGACAAGGTTAAGGAGAAAGATTTTGATGTGGATAATTTCCTGTATGTGCTAAGGCCCTATTATAAGGGTGGTGAGTTCGATTACCTGCTCAATGCTACGGAGAACCTGAACCTATTGCAGGAACGCTTTATTGTATTTGAACTGGACAACATCAAGGATCACCCCATACTGTTTCCGGTCGTGACCATTATTATCATGGAAGTATTTATCAATAAGATGCGCAAAATGAAAGGCGTCCGCAAAATGATACTGATTGAAGAGGCCTGGAAAGCACTAATGAAAGAAGGGTTTGCCGAGTACATTAAATACCTGTTTAAGACCGTGCGTAAATTCTTTGGGGAAGCCATTGTGGTGACCCAGGAGGTCGAGGATATTATTTCTTCGCCGATTGTAAAGCAGGCGATCATCAACAACAGTGACTGTAAGATACTACTCGATCAAAGCAAGTACCAGAATAAGTTCGACCAGATACAGGAACTGCTCGGGCTTACCGAAAAAGAGAAGGCACTCGTTTTGTCGGTTAACAAAGCCAACGACCCGGCGCGGAAGTACAAGGAAGTCTTTATATCTCTCGGAGGTATTCTTTCTAAAGTCTACCGTACCGAGGTTTCGCTGGAGGAATATTTGGCCTATACCACGGAAGAAACGGAAAAAGTTAAGGTACAGGCCTACGCCCAAAAATTTGGAGGGGACATTAAAAAGGGCATTGCTGCCCTGGCTAATGAAATGCGAAACACATAA